The following are encoded together in the Dyella terrae genome:
- a CDS encoding phospholipase D-like domain-containing protein: MSYTQPMSHHAAPVHARLLAEQALSRAAGAPLLTGNRAELLIDAAAHYDAWLTAIRGAKERVLLENYIIRDDAIGQAFREALVECAKRGVFVAVVYDWLGCKGQSRDRFWAPLRAAGGQVRAFNPPQFGQPFGWISRDHRKLLVVDGTQGFLSGVCISEKWLGDPAKSIAPWRDTGVALLGPAVAELEHAFAESWANIGTPLSPFAAAAGDDTGNVALRVIATQPATAGMYRLDQLIAAMARKTLWLTDAYFIGVAPYVQALAAAARDGVDVRLLVPGSSDIPVVAGMSRAGYRPLLKAGIRVFEWNGSMLHAKTAVADGLWARVGSSNLNLASWLSNREIDVAVEDTGFAQQLAEQYERDLENATEIVLAPGRWRRHADHVQTSADRPPRTRHVGGSSGRAAAGALRIANTMGAALTDRRVLGDTATGPLLTGAIVLSLLAVVAVFWPAVIGWPLAILAAWLAMNFGARAWRLRRRFKRRAAELDDAG, translated from the coding sequence ATGTCCTACACTCAGCCCATGAGCCACCATGCCGCCCCCGTCCATGCCCGCTTGCTCGCCGAACAGGCATTGAGTCGAGCCGCGGGCGCGCCCCTGTTGACGGGCAATCGCGCCGAACTGCTGATCGATGCCGCCGCGCACTACGACGCGTGGCTGACCGCGATCCGTGGAGCAAAGGAGCGCGTGCTGCTGGAGAACTACATCATCCGCGATGACGCTATCGGCCAGGCTTTTCGCGAGGCCCTGGTCGAATGCGCAAAACGCGGCGTGTTCGTGGCCGTAGTCTACGACTGGCTAGGCTGCAAGGGACAGTCGCGGGATCGTTTCTGGGCGCCGTTGCGTGCCGCTGGCGGCCAGGTGCGCGCATTCAACCCGCCCCAGTTCGGGCAGCCGTTCGGCTGGATAAGCCGCGACCACCGCAAGCTGCTGGTGGTCGACGGCACGCAAGGGTTTCTCTCCGGCGTATGCATCAGCGAGAAGTGGCTGGGCGATCCCGCCAAGAGCATTGCCCCATGGCGCGACACCGGAGTCGCCTTGCTCGGCCCCGCAGTGGCTGAGCTGGAACATGCCTTCGCCGAAAGTTGGGCCAACATCGGCACGCCGCTCTCACCGTTTGCCGCGGCAGCGGGCGACGACACCGGCAACGTGGCGCTACGGGTGATCGCCACACAGCCGGCCACCGCCGGCATGTACCGCCTGGATCAGCTCATCGCCGCCATGGCACGCAAGACGCTATGGCTCACCGATGCGTACTTCATCGGCGTAGCCCCTTACGTGCAGGCGTTGGCCGCAGCGGCGCGCGACGGCGTGGATGTCCGCCTGCTGGTACCCGGCAGCAGCGACATCCCGGTCGTGGCTGGCATGTCACGCGCGGGTTACCGCCCCCTACTCAAGGCGGGCATCCGCGTGTTCGAGTGGAACGGCTCCATGCTGCACGCCAAAACCGCCGTCGCGGATGGGTTGTGGGCACGCGTGGGCTCCTCCAACCTCAACCTCGCCAGTTGGCTGAGCAATCGCGAGATCGATGTGGCGGTCGAAGACACCGGCTTTGCGCAACAGCTCGCCGAGCAATACGAGCGCGACCTGGAAAACGCCACGGAGATCGTGCTTGCGCCGGGACGCTGGCGCCGCCATGCCGACCACGTGCAAACCAGTGCTGACCGACCGCCTCGCACCCGCCACGTAGGCGGCAGCTCCGGACGCGCCGCGGCCGGTGCGCTGCGTATCGCCAACACCATGGGCGCAGCTCTCACCGATCGACGCGTGCTGGGCGATACCGCGACAGGGCCGCTGTTGACCGGCGCTATCGTGCTGAGCCTGCTGGCGGTCGTGGCCGTTTTTTGGCCTGCGGTCATCGGCTGGCCCCTGGCCATACTGGCGGCCTGGCTCGCCATGAACTTCGGCGCCAGGGCATGGCGTCTGCGCAGGCGCTTCAAGCGGCGCGCCGCTGAACTCGACGATGCAGGGTAG
- the xseA gene encoding exodeoxyribonuclease VII large subunit yields the protein MRSSDDYSPDQAGPPPRQILTPSSLNRLVRDLLEDALPLIWIEGELSNVARPASGHLYFTLKDANAQVRCAMFRPKTTWLKFRPGDGMHVLVRARVGLYEPRGEFQLVAEHMEPAGEGALQREFEQLKARLDAEGLFDPARKRALPRYARRIGVITSATGAAIRDVLSVMSRRWPLADVEVLPVPVQGREAPPAIVQMLRRASASGRYDVLLLTRGGGSLEDLWAFNDEHVARAIHASAVPVVSAVGHEIDFSIADFVADLRAPTPSAAAELLVPDAHALQRHLHQLQQRLVTLEQRRLQSRSQRVDHLFARLQAQRPQARLARDRERLTHLHRRLLGVQREQAQIRRSQLERTHAKLLAQHPKLRLTLLQRRSAELMQRLRHAIERKMERDQLMLRQTGRALHTISPLATLERGYSILFDKDGKVLRSATGINEGTPVRARLADGELPLVVTKKDA from the coding sequence ATGCGCTCGTCCGACGACTACAGCCCCGACCAGGCCGGCCCGCCGCCGCGCCAGATCCTGACGCCCAGTTCGCTCAACCGACTGGTGCGGGATCTGCTGGAAGACGCACTGCCGCTGATCTGGATTGAAGGCGAGCTGTCGAACGTTGCTCGGCCAGCTTCAGGGCATCTGTATTTCACCCTGAAAGACGCCAACGCCCAGGTGCGTTGCGCCATGTTTCGCCCCAAGACCACCTGGCTGAAATTCCGCCCCGGCGACGGCATGCATGTACTGGTGCGAGCCCGCGTGGGGCTGTACGAGCCACGCGGCGAATTCCAGTTGGTCGCCGAGCATATGGAGCCGGCTGGCGAAGGCGCCCTGCAACGCGAGTTTGAACAACTCAAGGCGCGCCTGGATGCGGAGGGGCTGTTCGATCCCGCCCGCAAGCGCGCCCTGCCCCGCTATGCGCGACGCATCGGCGTCATTACCTCAGCCACCGGCGCGGCTATTCGCGACGTGCTCAGCGTGATGTCCCGCCGCTGGCCGCTCGCCGACGTGGAGGTGCTGCCGGTCCCCGTGCAAGGTCGCGAGGCGCCGCCGGCGATCGTGCAGATGCTGCGCCGGGCATCGGCGAGCGGACGCTACGACGTACTGCTACTGACGCGCGGCGGCGGATCGCTGGAAGACCTCTGGGCCTTCAACGATGAGCACGTCGCCCGGGCCATCCACGCCAGCGCAGTGCCCGTGGTGTCCGCCGTGGGTCACGAAATCGACTTCAGCATTGCCGACTTCGTGGCCGACCTGCGCGCGCCCACACCATCCGCCGCCGCTGAACTGCTGGTGCCGGATGCCCATGCATTGCAACGTCACCTGCACCAGTTGCAACAACGACTGGTGACGCTGGAACAACGACGACTGCAATCGCGCAGCCAACGCGTGGACCATCTTTTCGCGCGCCTGCAAGCCCAGCGACCGCAAGCACGACTGGCCCGCGACCGCGAACGCCTGACCCACTTGCATCGGCGCCTGCTGGGCGTGCAACGCGAGCAGGCGCAGATTCGTCGAAGCCAGTTGGAGCGCACGCACGCGAAGCTTCTCGCGCAGCATCCGAAGCTACGGCTGACGCTGTTACAGCGGCGCTCGGCCGAATTGATGCAACGCCTGCGTCATGCCATCGAGCGCAAGATGGAGCGCGATCAGCTCATGCTCCGACAGACGGGGCGTGCATTGCATACCATCAGCCCACTGGCCACGCTGGAGCGCGGTTACTCCATCCTTTTCGACAAGGACGGCAAAGTGCTGCGGTCGGCCACTGGCATCAACGAAGGCACACCCGTGCGAGCACGACTCGCCGATGGCGAGCTGCCACTAGTGGTCACCAAGAAGGACGCCTAG
- a CDS encoding acetolactate synthase large subunit produces the protein MKAAQLFVKALEAEGVHSIFGVPGEENLDFVEALRESSIRLIVTRHEQAAGFMAATWGRLTGEAGVALSTLGPGATNLVTAAAYAQLGAMPMLMITGQKPIREHKQGLFQLVDVVDMMQPLTKYTRQIVSAPTIPARVREAFRRAEEERPGAVHLELPEDIARDTVDEAILLPTEYARRPAPDDAALVQAAEAITRAKHPILMIGAAANRQRTTVALRDFVDKLGIPFFTTQMGKGVIDEDHPLWLGNAALSDGDFVHRAIDAADVIINAGHDVVEKPPFLMRKGRRTVIHINFSSAEVDAVYFPQIEVVGDIAHTIERLTDALQPQEHWNFDYFNRVRNAFHKQLQDHARDDRFPMHPVRIVDDTRRFMPDDGMLCLDNGMYKIWYARYYRARQPNTILLDNALATMGAGLPSAMAAKMVYPERKVLAICGDGGFMMNAQELETAVRLKLDLVILLVRDDAYGMIRWKQAEMGYPDYGMLFGNPDFVLFAEAHGAHGHRPASADEFLPTLERAFNAGGVHLIDLAIDYSDNHRILNEEIPRLSAAV, from the coding sequence ATGAAGGCAGCGCAACTGTTCGTGAAAGCACTGGAAGCCGAAGGCGTGCACAGCATCTTCGGCGTACCCGGCGAAGAGAACCTGGATTTCGTCGAAGCATTGCGCGAATCCTCCATCCGTCTCATCGTCACCCGTCACGAGCAGGCCGCGGGCTTCATGGCCGCCACGTGGGGACGACTCACCGGCGAAGCCGGCGTTGCCCTGTCCACCCTTGGCCCCGGCGCCACCAACCTGGTGACCGCGGCAGCGTATGCACAGCTGGGCGCCATGCCCATGCTGATGATCACCGGCCAGAAGCCGATCCGTGAGCACAAGCAGGGTCTGTTCCAACTGGTCGACGTGGTCGACATGATGCAGCCGCTGACCAAGTACACGCGGCAGATCGTGTCCGCCCCGACCATTCCGGCGCGCGTGCGTGAAGCCTTTCGCCGCGCCGAAGAAGAACGCCCCGGCGCCGTACATCTGGAGCTTCCCGAAGATATCGCCCGCGACACAGTCGACGAGGCCATCCTGCTTCCCACCGAATACGCCCGCCGCCCCGCGCCCGACGATGCGGCACTGGTGCAGGCCGCCGAAGCAATCACCCGCGCGAAGCATCCCATCCTGATGATCGGCGCTGCCGCAAACCGGCAGCGGACCACCGTCGCCTTGCGCGACTTCGTCGACAAGCTGGGCATTCCGTTCTTCACCACACAGATGGGCAAGGGCGTGATCGACGAAGATCACCCGTTGTGGCTGGGCAATGCCGCGCTATCGGATGGCGACTTCGTGCATCGCGCCATCGATGCCGCCGACGTGATCATCAACGCCGGCCATGACGTGGTGGAAAAGCCGCCGTTCCTCATGCGCAAGGGCCGACGCACAGTGATCCACATCAACTTCTCCAGCGCGGAAGTGGATGCGGTGTACTTCCCGCAGATCGAAGTCGTCGGCGACATCGCCCACACCATCGAACGCCTTACCGACGCACTGCAGCCGCAGGAGCATTGGAACTTCGATTACTTCAATCGCGTGCGAAACGCTTTCCACAAACAGCTGCAGGACCACGCGCGCGACGACCGCTTCCCCATGCACCCGGTGCGCATCGTTGACGACACGCGCCGCTTTATGCCCGACGACGGCATGCTGTGTCTGGACAACGGCATGTACAAGATCTGGTACGCGCGCTATTACCGCGCACGTCAACCCAACACTATTCTGCTCGACAACGCACTGGCCACCATGGGTGCCGGCCTGCCCTCGGCCATGGCCGCAAAAATGGTGTACCCGGAGCGCAAGGTGCTCGCCATCTGCGGCGACGGCGGCTTCATGATGAACGCACAGGAGCTGGAAACCGCAGTGCGCTTGAAGCTCGACCTGGTGATTCTGCTGGTGCGCGACGATGCCTACGGAATGATCCGCTGGAAGCAGGCGGAGATGGGTTATCCCGATTACGGCATGCTGTTTGGCAACCCCGACTTTGTCCTCTTTGCCGAAGCCCACGGCGCGCATGGGCATCGCCCCGCGAGCGCCGACGAATTCCTGCCAACGCTGGAGCGCGCTTTCAACGCGGGCGGCGTGCACCTTATCGACCTTGCGATCGACTACTCGGACAATCACCGCATTCTCAACGAAGAAATCCCGCGGCTCAGTGCAGCCGTCTGA
- a CDS encoding aldehyde dehydrogenase family protein, giving the protein MLAKRYPYYLANQPQTSKETMDVLDKYSGKVATKVAVPDAKAVEKAIAAAVKATIPMREFKPWARQEVLQHCVQRFKERREELAYALCVEAGKPIKDSDGEVTRLIETFSIAAEEAVRINGETINLDIAKRLDGYHGYTKRVPLGPVSFITPFNFPLNLVAHKVAPAIAAGCPFVLKPAERTPIGALIIGEVLAETDLPKGAFSILNLDGKHAGPLVEDPRFKLLSFTGSQIGWDLKARAGHKKVTLELGGNAACIIDADQGPHLDHVIDRLVFGAFYQSGQSCISVQRIYVHESLYDELKKRLVAAVKKLKAGDPKKKDTFLGPMIDEAAAERLHGWIEEARKGGGNVLCGGKRKAAMLEATLMENVPTSAKAHRMEAFGPFALLTPFRNFDEVVAMVNDSDYGLQAGIFTDSLSNAMRAWNELDQGGVVVNDVPSFRVDNMPYGGVKLSGIGREGVRWAIEDMTELRLMVMRER; this is encoded by the coding sequence ATGCTTGCCAAGCGTTACCCCTATTACCTCGCCAACCAGCCGCAGACGTCCAAGGAAACGATGGACGTCCTGGACAAGTACAGCGGCAAGGTCGCCACCAAGGTGGCCGTGCCCGATGCCAAGGCCGTCGAGAAGGCCATTGCCGCCGCAGTAAAGGCGACAATCCCCATGCGCGAATTCAAGCCCTGGGCCCGACAGGAGGTATTGCAGCATTGCGTGCAACGCTTCAAAGAGCGCCGCGAGGAACTGGCCTATGCACTGTGCGTCGAAGCAGGCAAGCCGATCAAAGATTCCGACGGTGAAGTCACGCGCCTGATCGAGACCTTCTCCATTGCGGCGGAAGAAGCCGTACGCATCAACGGCGAAACGATCAATCTCGATATCGCCAAACGCCTCGACGGCTACCACGGTTACACCAAGCGCGTGCCGCTGGGCCCGGTGTCGTTCATCACACCGTTCAATTTTCCGTTGAACCTGGTGGCGCACAAGGTTGCGCCCGCTATCGCCGCCGGATGTCCGTTCGTGCTGAAGCCAGCGGAGCGCACGCCCATCGGAGCACTCATCATTGGCGAGGTGCTGGCGGAAACCGATCTGCCCAAAGGCGCGTTCTCCATCCTCAACCTGGATGGCAAGCATGCCGGCCCACTGGTGGAAGATCCGCGCTTCAAGCTGCTCTCCTTCACCGGCAGCCAGATCGGCTGGGATTTGAAGGCGCGCGCCGGCCACAAGAAGGTGACGCTGGAGCTCGGCGGCAACGCCGCGTGCATCATCGACGCCGACCAGGGGCCGCATCTCGATCATGTGATCGACCGCCTCGTATTTGGCGCGTTCTATCAATCCGGCCAGAGCTGCATCAGCGTGCAGCGCATCTACGTGCACGAATCGCTGTATGACGAACTGAAGAAGCGGCTGGTTGCGGCCGTGAAGAAGCTCAAGGCCGGCGACCCGAAGAAGAAGGACACCTTCCTCGGCCCGATGATCGACGAGGCCGCCGCCGAACGCCTGCACGGCTGGATCGAGGAAGCACGCAAGGGTGGCGGCAACGTGCTGTGCGGTGGCAAACGCAAAGCCGCCATGCTGGAAGCCACGTTGATGGAGAACGTACCCACCAGCGCCAAGGCACATCGCATGGAAGCCTTCGGCCCGTTCGCCCTGCTCACACCGTTCCGCAACTTCGACGAAGTCGTGGCCATGGTCAACGACTCCGACTATGGCCTGCAGGCCGGCATCTTCACCGACAGCCTCTCCAACGCCATGCGTGCGTGGAATGAGCTGGACCAGGGCGGCGTAGTGGTCAATGACGTGCCCAGCTTCCGTGTCGACAACATGCCCTACGGCGGCGTGAAGCTCTCCGGCATCGGCCGCGAAGGTGTGCGCTGGGCCATCGAGGACATGACCGAGCTACGTCTCATGGTGATGCGCGAGCGCTGA
- a CDS encoding PAAR domain-containing protein — protein sequence MRAIVLVGHRHECPMHGTGTVASGDPEATSDGRAIARIGDTTSCGATITTGSTDFTLNGRGVARQGDRTSHDGILPEGDPDMMTD from the coding sequence ATGCGCGCCATTGTTTTAGTTGGCCATCGCCACGAATGCCCTATGCACGGCACCGGTACAGTGGCCAGTGGTGACCCCGAGGCCACCAGCGATGGCCGCGCCATCGCACGTATCGGCGATACGACGAGCTGCGGCGCCACGATCACCACGGGGTCCACGGACTTCACGCTCAATGGCCGAGGTGTGGCTCGCCAAGGTGACCGCACCAGTCATGACGGAATCTTGCCTGAGGGTGATCCCGACATGATGACCGACTGA
- a CDS encoding phospholipase effector Tle1 domain-containing protein produces MFVAWLCELAANGMLCGLPLTIRFVGLFDTVASVGVPNAPASTYNLTNGHMSWAQPQWLRMPAAVKNCLHLAAMHENRAAFPVELLRTGGGLPANCQEFAFPGMHSDVGGGYAPDDQGRGTLQGSLDERDSEKLSQVSLSIMLRAAQAAGSPMDTSNAVSQTSAYNPFLVHDKIKAAYQNFHGTFSGEARQMGNWLLAYLAWRYQVRDRYAQLPWRRRANAEDIDALEGANALLRNDIAALDNTNSIWKQMYAMARTASSPWGMFVHNDLGTVRRLAPEAREVLQRIRAYPAVSDAEAQLFSTYLHDSVAGFRPWDRVNQAVHAKVVSPYLLLEGYLRYRRFWTGDNQALTLAIEPPDPDSYEEKAKAMQQEVNMKGYGVQDMFPPGGWR; encoded by the coding sequence GTGTTCGTAGCATGGCTGTGCGAGCTGGCCGCGAACGGCATGCTGTGTGGCTTGCCGTTGACGATTCGCTTTGTGGGCTTGTTTGATACGGTGGCCTCCGTGGGCGTGCCGAATGCACCGGCCAGCACGTATAACCTGACCAACGGCCATATGTCATGGGCGCAACCGCAGTGGCTGCGCATGCCGGCGGCGGTGAAAAACTGCCTGCACTTGGCGGCCATGCATGAGAACCGCGCCGCGTTTCCGGTGGAGCTGTTGCGCACCGGTGGGGGTCTGCCCGCCAACTGCCAAGAGTTTGCATTCCCCGGCATGCATTCGGATGTGGGCGGGGGCTACGCGCCGGACGACCAGGGGCGCGGCACGCTCCAAGGCAGCTTAGACGAACGGGATAGCGAGAAGCTGTCGCAGGTGTCGTTGTCGATCATGCTGAGAGCGGCACAGGCGGCGGGGTCACCCATGGATACTAGTAACGCAGTTTCACAAACCAGCGCCTATAACCCCTTTTTAGTGCACGACAAGATCAAGGCGGCCTACCAAAACTTTCACGGCACCTTCAGCGGCGAGGCACGCCAGATGGGCAATTGGCTGTTGGCCTACTTGGCGTGGCGTTATCAGGTGCGCGACCGGTACGCACAACTGCCGTGGCGGCGACGTGCCAACGCGGAAGATATCGACGCCCTGGAGGGTGCGAACGCGCTGTTGCGTAACGATATCGCGGCACTGGATAACACCAACAGTATTTGGAAACAGATGTATGCAATGGCCCGCACGGCGTCCTCACCGTGGGGCATGTTTGTGCATAACGACCTGGGCACCGTGCGCCGTCTGGCGCCCGAGGCGCGTGAGGTGCTGCAACGCATACGCGCTTACCCCGCCGTGAGCGATGCGGAAGCGCAGCTATTTAGCACGTACCTGCACGACTCGGTCGCGGGCTTCCGACCGTGGGACAGGGTGAACCAGGCCGTCCACGCGAAGGTGGTCTCACCGTATCTTCTGCTAGAGGGTTACCTGCGCTATCGCCGTTTTTGGACGGGCGACAATCAGGCTTTGACGCTGGCGATAGAGCCGCCCGATCCCGACTCCTACGAGGAAAAGGCCAAGGCGATGCAGCAGGAAGTCAACATGAAAGGGTACGGCGTGCAGGACATGTTTCCGCCGGGCGGTTGGCGATAA
- a CDS encoding DUF2235 domain-containing protein — protein sequence MDLKIGMHPLGATPGIVHVFPSRIPRTEHCEVPLNIAVFMDGTGNNKDDDEGGKAGSQLVRRKQSNVARLHAAFPDKPEQGYYRIYVEGLGTPCRAIGENTATALGNAAGQGGEGRIHLALLQLLNTVVRAASPGQLATVFDEKTIKALCRNGSRGLSPGLADVRTSNPSLIVPGLGPAVHEEWSPYAGPDDEDALRGGEALHGGRFADGWPEHEPRAGDQFLSGTDAPHRADDCALAAAQAGRDFARGVRVFARLRASARVRSMAVRAGRERHAVWLAVDDSLCGLV from the coding sequence ATGGACCTGAAAATTGGCATGCATCCCCTTGGAGCGACGCCGGGCATCGTTCATGTGTTTCCCTCGCGTATTCCACGCACGGAGCACTGCGAGGTGCCGTTGAATATTGCTGTCTTCATGGATGGCACCGGCAACAATAAAGACGACGACGAGGGAGGCAAGGCAGGCTCACAGCTTGTTCGGCGCAAGCAAAGCAACGTGGCCCGCCTGCACGCGGCTTTTCCCGATAAACCCGAGCAGGGCTATTACCGTATCTATGTCGAAGGGCTAGGCACTCCCTGCCGCGCCATCGGCGAGAACACCGCAACGGCGTTAGGCAACGCTGCGGGCCAGGGCGGCGAGGGGCGCATACATCTGGCGCTGCTGCAGCTATTGAATACGGTGGTGCGCGCCGCCTCGCCGGGACAATTGGCGACCGTGTTCGATGAGAAGACCATTAAGGCGCTGTGCCGCAACGGTTCCCGGGGATTGTCGCCGGGCTTGGCGGACGTCCGGACGAGCAACCCGTCATTGATCGTGCCCGGGTTGGGGCCGGCGGTACACGAGGAATGGTCACCGTATGCCGGCCCCGATGACGAGGACGCGCTTCGGGGGGGTGAAGCGCTCCATGGTGGGCGGTTTGCTGATGGATGGCCTGAGCACGAACCGCGAGCGGGCGACCAGTTTCTATCAGGTACAGATGCGCCGCATCGAGCAGATGATTGCGCTCTCGCCGCGGCCCAAGCCGGTAGAGATTTTGCTAGAGGTGTACGGGTTTTCGCGCGGCTCCGCGCAAGCGCACGTGTTCGTAGCATGGCTGTGCGAGCTGGCCGCGAACGGCATGCTGTGTGGCTTGCCGTTGACGATTCGCTTTGTGGGCTTGTTTGA
- a CDS encoding DUF3304 domain-containing protein yields the protein MASTPRCGRVCARAGLLLLVVMGLTACQWSPPAEPKEEVMLTGIDHLPDHLSVQDFTVDGTEGFQAGKGGSIVCCALLPAHWTPGLMVRVRWSEDNWRDCGGVWHEANVPVARYDYPAHMYVHFMRDGSVRVVSTDKGYWPPGYPDPDNDIPQKEPWDVWQPMQHCPQSFSHPDMHEM from the coding sequence ATGGCCTCGACGCCGCGATGCGGTCGCGTCTGCGCGCGGGCTGGGCTTCTCCTGCTTGTGGTGATGGGCTTGACCGCGTGTCAGTGGTCGCCGCCCGCCGAGCCGAAAGAAGAGGTGATGCTCACGGGCATCGACCATCTGCCGGATCACCTGAGCGTGCAGGATTTCACCGTCGATGGCACGGAAGGCTTTCAGGCGGGCAAAGGGGGAAGCATCGTGTGCTGCGCCCTCCTGCCGGCGCACTGGACGCCCGGCTTAATGGTGCGGGTGCGCTGGAGCGAGGACAACTGGCGGGACTGCGGTGGGGTTTGGCACGAAGCCAACGTGCCGGTCGCGCGATACGACTACCCCGCGCATATGTACGTGCATTTCATGCGCGACGGGTCGGTGCGAGTGGTGTCCACCGACAAGGGCTACTGGCCGCCGGGTTATCCCGACCCGGATAACGATATCCCTCAGAAAGAGCCGTGGGACGTGTGGCAGCCGATGCAGCATTGCCCGCAGTCGTTTTCTCACCCCGATATGCACGAGATGTAA
- a CDS encoding DUF4123 domain-containing protein: protein MNNAYLLDGALLRQHGLTLDTLALADTAYLYSDLGQDAASVGPILLPETPAALAFANSLINAEDSRRFATSLLTYRGPLESLRDHLSQLRYLETTHDNPRHYFLRYADMRVFEVLAGVVTAEQCRGLLGPIVRWSFVAPDKTFLELSPPGPPNGAISALPLRVSPSQLDSFLRNSRYHELLHATLAHRPGLAQRGNLGQQHAWTQQAHDWLLEQHIQHGGLQVVVNEAVWRTHGAALSSSEFIALVQQGTDDRQLERARVWSAKHAVA from the coding sequence ATGAATAACGCATACCTTCTTGACGGTGCGCTGCTACGGCAACACGGCCTAACGCTCGATACGCTGGCGCTTGCTGACACCGCCTATCTTTATAGCGACCTAGGGCAAGACGCCGCTAGCGTGGGGCCGATTCTGCTGCCGGAAACCCCGGCGGCGCTGGCCTTCGCCAATAGCTTGATCAACGCCGAGGACAGCCGGCGCTTTGCGACAAGCTTGCTCACGTATCGCGGCCCTCTAGAGAGCCTGCGCGATCACTTGTCGCAGCTTCGCTACCTCGAAACCACCCACGACAACCCACGACACTACTTTCTGCGCTACGCCGATATGCGCGTGTTCGAAGTGCTTGCTGGCGTGGTTACGGCGGAACAGTGTCGTGGCCTGCTAGGGCCCATTGTCCGCTGGTCCTTCGTGGCACCGGACAAAACGTTCTTAGAGCTCAGCCCGCCCGGTCCACCGAACGGCGCCATATCTGCATTGCCGCTGCGCGTTTCCCCGAGCCAGCTCGACAGCTTTCTCCGCAACAGTCGCTATCACGAATTGCTTCACGCCACGCTGGCCCATCGCCCAGGTCTGGCCCAGCGCGGCAATCTGGGACAACAACATGCATGGACACAGCAAGCGCATGACTGGTTGCTGGAACAACACATCCAGCACGGCGGCTTGCAAGTTGTCGTGAATGAGGCCGTGTGGCGGACGCATGGCGCGGCGTTGTCCTCAAGCGAGTTCATCGCACTGGTGCAACAAGGTACGGACGATCGACAGCTTGAGCGCGCGCGGGTGTGGTCCGCAAAGCACGCGGTGGCGTGA